In one Oceanococcus atlanticus genomic region, the following are encoded:
- a CDS encoding glutathione S-transferase family protein, with protein MTAPLILHHYDESPYAEKIRLMLGFTGLKWQSLIAPIQPPRPHLDELTGGYRRIPVAQMGADVFCDTAIITQEIVALSGEKRLDVNAMDQDALALMQEAEREIFFAAIASVSPLKLLTTLLVGMGPVGMFRFVADRVRLMKGASVRPAQGAQAKVLFARHLDTLEVRLAHQAWVTGDEPALADFAVYHPLWLNMSCSRSGPPGGPRVRDWFERMTRIGHGHREEIDADAAWSAARNVEPRPLPAHNADSEFAVGRRVQVAPTDYGVVAVTGELACVNDERIVLRRATSALGLVHVHFPRQGYALSATP; from the coding sequence ATGACAGCGCCCTTGATCCTGCATCACTATGACGAGTCGCCGTACGCTGAGAAAATCAGACTGATGTTGGGGTTCACTGGGCTCAAGTGGCAGTCTCTGATTGCGCCCATCCAGCCGCCTCGCCCACACCTGGATGAGCTGACAGGTGGGTACCGGCGTATACCTGTGGCTCAGATGGGGGCTGATGTGTTTTGTGATACCGCCATCATCACGCAGGAGATCGTCGCATTGAGCGGTGAAAAAAGGCTTGATGTGAATGCCATGGATCAGGATGCGCTTGCGTTGATGCAAGAAGCTGAAAGAGAGATTTTCTTCGCGGCTATTGCTTCGGTATCGCCGCTCAAACTCTTGACCACGCTGTTGGTTGGGATGGGGCCGGTCGGCATGTTTCGCTTCGTGGCTGATCGGGTGCGGCTCATGAAAGGGGCATCTGTACGCCCAGCTCAAGGCGCTCAGGCCAAGGTGCTATTTGCCAGGCATCTCGATACCTTGGAAGTCCGCCTTGCCCATCAAGCCTGGGTGACAGGAGATGAGCCCGCGCTCGCGGACTTTGCCGTCTACCACCCGCTTTGGCTGAACATGAGCTGTTCACGAAGTGGGCCGCCCGGCGGTCCGCGGGTGCGCGACTGGTTCGAGCGCATGACCCGCATTGGGCATGGTCATCGCGAAGAAATCGATGCGGATGCCGCGTGGTCCGCGGCGCGCAATGTTGAGCCGCGTCCTTTGCCCGCCCACAACGCAGACAGTGAATTCGCGGTGGGGAGGCGGGTTCAGGTTGCCCCCACGGACTATGGTGTTGTTGCGGTGACTGGAGAGCTCGCCTGCGTGAACGATGAACGCATTGTTTTGCGCCGGGCAACAAGTGCTCTTGGCCTTGTGCACGTGCACTTTCCCCGGCAGGGTTACGCGCTTAGCGCGACCCCATAG
- a CDS encoding DUF4331 domain-containing protein, translating to MAAFATTLALPALSSSHREAPFITEMPKVDGTDFYMFRSYEPGREGFVTLIANYLPLQDAYGGPNYFNLDPQAIYEIHIDNDGDAIEDLTFQFDFDLSFTPAVLDIDGAQISVPLINIGPIGPDAADTDFVGVKESYQLRMISGDRRTGTSTLAENSELGGSEFAKPVDNIGTKSFSDYAAYADDHIWDISIPGCGQGRVFAGQRAEGFVVNLGEVFDLVNLNPFGPRDGRSNVIGNTNITSLALELPISCLTGGQGAIIGAWTTASLPQGRILNPATQAPANADSNTGPAVEGGAPVQVSRLGSPLVNEVVIGLDRKDAFNASEPKDDLNQFAAFVTNPSLPVLLDILFNEGGGELVPATPRNDLVAAFVTGITADVNGSSFNFTQPQNQSGVGEMLRLNTAVPATARADQSDLGFLACDLSGFPNGRRPIDDVVDIALNVVLGAVDGTNQNSLQTCDVSGPEPVVVNAGAVANDGAKPDPSAYLERFPYLAPPFAGAGA from the coding sequence GTGGCCGCATTCGCCACAACCCTTGCGCTTCCCGCGCTGTCATCCAGTCATCGCGAGGCGCCGTTCATCACGGAAATGCCTAAAGTTGATGGCACTGATTTCTACATGTTTCGGAGCTACGAGCCCGGGCGTGAAGGCTTTGTGACCCTGATTGCAAACTACCTGCCATTGCAGGATGCATACGGTGGGCCAAACTATTTCAATCTGGACCCGCAGGCCATCTACGAGATTCACATCGACAACGATGGGGATGCGATTGAAGATCTGACCTTCCAGTTCGACTTCGATCTGAGCTTTACACCCGCGGTGCTTGATATTGATGGTGCCCAGATCAGCGTACCCCTGATCAATATCGGTCCGATTGGGCCCGATGCCGCGGATACCGACTTCGTGGGGGTTAAAGAGAGTTATCAGCTCAGAATGATCTCGGGTGATCGTCGCACCGGTACCAGCACGTTGGCGGAAAACTCCGAGCTGGGTGGTAGCGAGTTTGCAAAGCCGGTAGACAATATCGGCACAAAGAGTTTTAGTGATTATGCCGCTTACGCGGATGACCATATTTGGGACATATCTATTCCTGGCTGCGGCCAGGGGCGCGTATTCGCCGGTCAACGAGCCGAAGGTTTTGTAGTCAACCTTGGCGAAGTTTTCGATCTGGTCAATCTCAATCCTTTCGGGCCTCGAGATGGACGCAGTAATGTGATTGGGAACACCAACATCACGAGCCTGGCACTGGAGTTGCCGATCAGCTGTCTGACGGGTGGCCAGGGGGCGATCATCGGTGCCTGGACAACGGCGAGCTTGCCGCAGGGCCGTATCCTGAATCCGGCAACGCAGGCGCCGGCTAACGCTGACTCGAACACCGGGCCTGCGGTAGAAGGAGGCGCGCCCGTTCAGGTTTCTCGCCTGGGCTCGCCTTTGGTCAATGAGGTCGTGATCGGCCTGGATCGCAAAGATGCGTTTAACGCCAGTGAGCCCAAGGACGACCTTAACCAGTTCGCAGCTTTCGTGACCAACCCCAGCCTGCCGGTTCTGCTCGATATCCTGTTTAATGAAGGGGGCGGTGAACTGGTTCCGGCAACACCTCGCAACGATCTTGTCGCTGCCTTTGTGACAGGGATTACCGCTGATGTGAATGGTTCAAGCTTCAACTTCACTCAGCCACAGAATCAGTCTGGGGTCGGCGAGATGCTGCGCTTAAACACTGCCGTGCCTGCCACCGCGCGGGCTGACCAGAGTGACCTGGGCTTTCTGGCTTGCGATCTAAGTGGTTTCCCGAACGGTCGCCGCCCGATTGATGACGTGGTGGATATTGCACTGAACGTTGTTCTTGGTGCCGTTGATGGGACCAATCAGAACAGTTTGCAGACCTGCGATGTTTCTGGCCCTGAACCTGTCGTGGTGAACGCTGGCGCCGTGGCCAACGACGGAGCCAAGCCTGATCCGTCAGCGTATCTGGAGCGCTTCCCCTACCTGGCACCGCCGTTTGCTGGAGCGGGCGCATGA
- a CDS encoding tetratricopeptide repeat protein: protein MHGHGNLKLPSGVHADLAEAMRAQHEHDFVSARRLLKRHLDAHPGDPQALLVLSAVEAATGHWSRARASCAPLSTQMPDWIVAACLGQVASGEDEIRATLSILENIPEDHTDASALWARDIKSELKHRLAHRQWRPHAPHQSQAEDVQKNNAQQISPR from the coding sequence GTGCATGGACACGGCAACCTGAAATTGCCTTCGGGTGTTCACGCTGATCTGGCCGAAGCCATGCGTGCGCAGCATGAACACGATTTTGTAAGTGCACGACGCTTGCTCAAGCGCCACCTGGATGCACATCCTGGTGATCCACAAGCGTTGCTGGTGCTGTCTGCGGTTGAAGCTGCAACGGGGCACTGGTCGCGGGCGCGTGCGAGCTGCGCCCCGCTGAGTACGCAGATGCCCGACTGGATCGTCGCGGCGTGCCTTGGTCAGGTTGCCTCCGGAGAAGATGAGATCCGCGCGACCCTGTCCATTCTGGAGAACATCCCAGAAGATCACACCGATGCTAGCGCGCTGTGGGCGCGAGACATCAAGAGCGAGCTCAAACATCGTCTTGCGCACAGGCAGTGGCGGCCACATGCGCCGCACCAGTCACAGGCTGAAGATGTTCAGAAAAACAATGCTCAGCAAATCTCGCCACGATAG
- a CDS encoding TonB-dependent receptor — protein sequence MKQLTAFTRSFAALTIALFSTVALCGGLPATQLENVTVIGESSDALGAVSASQGVVLQEQLAARPITRMAELLEFIPGMIATQHSGEGKANQYFLRGFNLDHGTDFATFVEGMPVNMRSHGHGQGYSDINFVIPEMVESLSYRKGPYYADVGDFAAAGNAQFRLRRTLDANQLSLAGGEDGFARAMMAGAPRLADGTLLMAVDATRYDGPWVLDQNLSSLKLLARYAEKTSQRDLHLTLMAYDSEWDATDQIPLRAVRADLISPLGAIDPTVGGKTSRYSVSFGLQQEEGVGHWALDVYAIRYDLQLFSNFTYFLEDTQNGDQFEQLDRRQIYGASAHRHLPIDQGIMSGLLVLGADLRHDAIGDVGLFSTQARQRLSTVRLDKVDETSLGVFTEWQMPLTDTLRIVAGVRADTYRFDVRSDTPDNSGSTSDTIVAPKFSLTWSVAPRIELFANLGRGFHSNDARGTVIRVDPADDNFAQVRPVQPLVAADGADLGAVWRPSEKLQASLSLWALELDSELVYVGDGGATEASDASQRYGIEAAAYFRPFSRVVADIDYAWSHARFDIDSPADRIPGAVEHVVSAGLGLSDFQGWSAGVRVRYLGKAPLIEDNSVRSDSTTVVNLEVGYRLHERAKLELGLYNVLDSSDADITYFYASQLENENSAVEDIHFHPVEPRQVRLRLDWRF from the coding sequence GTGAAACAGCTTACGGCTTTCACTCGATCCTTCGCCGCTCTGACCATCGCGCTGTTCAGCACTGTCGCCCTGTGTGGCGGATTGCCTGCAACGCAACTTGAGAATGTCACCGTCATCGGCGAATCCTCGGATGCTTTAGGAGCAGTCAGCGCCTCTCAAGGCGTGGTCCTGCAAGAGCAATTGGCGGCGCGTCCCATAACGCGGATGGCGGAATTGCTTGAGTTCATTCCGGGCATGATCGCCACGCAGCACAGCGGTGAAGGCAAGGCGAATCAATACTTCTTGCGTGGCTTCAATCTGGACCACGGTACGGATTTCGCCACCTTTGTTGAGGGTATGCCCGTCAACATGCGGTCTCATGGGCACGGTCAGGGCTATTCGGACATCAACTTTGTAATTCCGGAGATGGTCGAGAGCCTGAGCTACAGAAAAGGCCCTTACTACGCTGATGTCGGGGACTTTGCTGCTGCAGGCAACGCGCAATTTCGATTGCGTCGCACGCTGGATGCGAATCAGCTCAGTCTCGCTGGTGGCGAGGACGGCTTTGCAAGAGCCATGATGGCTGGCGCTCCGCGTTTGGCTGATGGGACGCTGCTGATGGCGGTAGATGCCACCCGCTACGATGGCCCCTGGGTATTGGATCAGAACTTGAGTAGTTTGAAGCTGTTGGCCCGATACGCTGAAAAAACATCGCAGCGCGACCTTCACCTGACATTGATGGCTTACGACAGCGAATGGGATGCCACTGATCAAATCCCGCTCCGGGCGGTGCGCGCTGACCTCATTTCACCCCTGGGTGCGATTGATCCAACGGTTGGCGGCAAGACGTCACGTTACAGCGTGTCATTTGGCTTGCAACAGGAAGAAGGCGTTGGGCATTGGGCGCTGGATGTCTATGCCATCCGTTACGATTTGCAACTGTTCTCCAACTTCACCTATTTCCTTGAGGATACGCAGAACGGTGATCAGTTTGAGCAGCTTGATCGTCGGCAAATCTACGGTGCCTCAGCGCACCGTCATCTGCCCATCGATCAGGGCATCATGTCTGGGTTGCTCGTGCTTGGCGCAGATTTGAGACACGATGCGATTGGGGATGTCGGGCTGTTCTCCACGCAAGCGCGGCAGCGCCTGAGCACCGTGCGTCTGGACAAGGTTGACGAAACCAGCCTTGGCGTATTTACCGAATGGCAGATGCCATTAACGGACACGCTGCGTATCGTTGCGGGTGTGAGGGCAGACACCTACCGCTTTGATGTGCGTTCGGATACGCCTGACAATTCCGGTTCAACCAGCGATACCATCGTCGCACCAAAGTTCAGCCTGACCTGGTCGGTAGCGCCGCGTATTGAGTTGTTTGCCAACTTGGGGCGTGGTTTCCACAGCAACGATGCGCGCGGAACGGTGATTCGGGTTGATCCGGCTGATGACAACTTCGCCCAGGTTAGGCCTGTGCAGCCGCTGGTGGCTGCGGATGGCGCGGATCTAGGCGCGGTCTGGCGACCAAGCGAGAAACTTCAGGCCTCGCTGAGCCTGTGGGCACTTGAGCTTGATTCCGAGCTGGTTTACGTGGGTGATGGTGGTGCGACGGAAGCCTCTGATGCCAGTCAGCGTTACGGCATCGAAGCTGCGGCGTACTTCCGCCCATTTTCACGGGTTGTCGCCGATATCGATTACGCGTGGTCACATGCCCGCTTCGATATCGATAGCCCGGCTGACCGCATACCTGGCGCCGTCGAGCACGTGGTGTCAGCCGGGCTGGGGCTCAGCGACTTTCAGGGGTGGTCGGCTGGTGTGCGTGTGCGTTATCTGGGCAAAGCGCCGTTGATCGAAGACAACAGCGTGCGCTCGGATTCCACCACGGTCGTCAATCTTGAGGTCGGATATCGCTTGCATGAACGCGCGAAGCTGGAACTTGGCTTGTATAACGTTTTGGACAGCAGCGATGCCGATATCACGTACTTCTATGCATCACAGCTCGAAAACGAAAACAGTGCGGTGGAGGATATTCATTTCCATCCGGTTGAGCCACGGCAAGTGCGGTTGCGTCTGGACTGGCGATTTTAG
- a CDS encoding S8 family serine peptidase, translated as MNHSLARLLKTSAFASLAMVTSAQALGPLSLNSALFNAIDTQVAHATTATLAIVHPAEGIELDAVIAAAQTVGLDINGVFDNIGVFGATGTASLFQALALTGLVSRVEYNQPLQYLLDTSHQATGGQNVLNGAVGGVAYDGAGVGVAVVDSGVDGTHPDLSDRMGGNVKLVPLTGIAIPVTDSDTISAGGHGTHVAGTIAGTGAASDGIYHGAAPGATLYGVSGGTAISMHDALAGLEWVLDNHDQVSPAIRVVNNSWGAGGGAYDPGSATSVATRALVDAGVVVVFAAGNDGGDGSVQNTSPTCVDPTPGVICVASYNDQDSGIQNGPMSDFSSRGLAGAVNTYPDIAAPGDGILSPCRLTLPICLTGTNGSNEYATMSGTSMAAPHIAGIVALMLQANPSLTPAQVEDILEDTARPITTGAAYQADPANPTTPTSFDKGHGLVDVFAAVAEALNR; from the coding sequence ATGAATCACTCACTCGCGCGCTTGCTGAAAACGAGCGCTTTCGCTTCGCTTGCCATGGTCACCTCGGCCCAGGCTCTTGGTCCACTGTCGCTGAACAGCGCTCTGTTCAATGCGATCGATACGCAGGTGGCCCACGCCACCACAGCCACCCTGGCCATCGTTCATCCCGCTGAGGGCATTGAGCTGGATGCGGTGATTGCTGCAGCTCAGACGGTGGGGCTGGATATCAACGGCGTGTTCGACAACATCGGCGTATTTGGCGCCACCGGCACGGCCAGTCTGTTTCAGGCGCTGGCCCTGACCGGTCTGGTCTCGCGGGTCGAATACAACCAGCCGCTGCAGTACCTGCTGGATACCTCGCACCAGGCCACCGGCGGTCAGAATGTGCTCAATGGTGCTGTTGGCGGTGTGGCTTATGACGGCGCGGGCGTTGGTGTGGCTGTGGTCGACAGTGGCGTTGACGGCACCCATCCGGATCTGTCCGACCGCATGGGCGGTAACGTCAAACTCGTGCCGCTGACCGGTATCGCGATTCCGGTCACTGATTCAGACACCATCAGTGCGGGCGGTCATGGCACCCATGTGGCCGGCACGATTGCCGGGACCGGTGCGGCTTCCGACGGCATCTATCATGGCGCGGCACCCGGTGCCACGCTGTATGGCGTATCCGGCGGCACGGCGATCAGCATGCATGATGCGCTGGCGGGTCTGGAGTGGGTGCTGGATAACCATGATCAGGTCAGCCCGGCCATTCGTGTGGTGAACAACAGTTGGGGCGCCGGTGGTGGTGCCTATGACCCGGGCAGCGCAACCTCGGTTGCCACCCGTGCGCTGGTCGATGCCGGCGTGGTGGTGGTGTTTGCCGCTGGTAATGATGGTGGCGATGGTTCGGTTCAGAACACCAGCCCGACCTGTGTAGATCCGACGCCGGGTGTGATTTGTGTGGCGTCCTACAATGACCAGGACAGCGGCATTCAAAATGGACCGATGTCCGATTTTTCATCGCGTGGTCTGGCTGGTGCGGTGAACACCTATCCGGACATTGCCGCGCCTGGGGACGGCATTCTGTCGCCGTGCCGCCTGACCTTGCCGATTTGTCTGACCGGCACCAACGGCTCCAACGAGTACGCCACGATGTCCGGTACCTCGATGGCAGCGCCGCATATTGCGGGGATCGTCGCGCTGATGCTGCAGGCCAACCCGAGCCTGACGCCGGCACAGGTTGAAGACATTCTCGAAGACACCGCTCGACCGATCACAACGGGCGCGGCGTACCAGGCTGACCCAGCCAATCCGACGACGCCAACCTCGTTCGATAAGGGCCATGGTCTGGTCGATGTGTTTGCCGCAGTTGCGGAGGCACTTAACCGCTGA
- a CDS encoding DUF2938 domain-containing protein, producing MSVTFHVIALGIGATLIVDLWAWLRLRIFHIQQPDYALVGRWFGHMPHGRFRHQRIGDSTPIRGELIIGWTMHYLIGIAFAALLIGFTGPTWLHTPKLLPALTLGVTSVAAPFVLMQPALGAGLAARATPQPGRARAHSLATHAIFGIGLYLTAVALKTLS from the coding sequence GTGAGCGTTACCTTTCATGTCATTGCGCTCGGCATTGGCGCCACACTGATCGTTGATCTGTGGGCCTGGCTGCGTCTACGTATATTCCATATTCAGCAACCGGATTACGCACTGGTGGGACGCTGGTTTGGCCACATGCCGCACGGCCGGTTTCGTCATCAACGCATCGGCGACTCCACACCCATTCGAGGTGAACTGATCATCGGCTGGACGATGCATTACCTCATCGGCATCGCCTTTGCGGCGCTGCTGATCGGCTTTACCGGCCCGACCTGGCTGCACACCCCCAAGCTCTTGCCTGCACTGACACTGGGAGTAACCAGCGTGGCCGCGCCTTTTGTCTTGATGCAACCCGCCCTCGGCGCGGGTCTTGCCGCCCGGGCGACACCCCAGCCCGGCCGGGCACGCGCCCACAGCCTTGCTACGCACGCCATCTTTGGCATCGGCCTGTACCTAACCGCGGTAGCACTCAAGACTCTGAGCTGA
- a CDS encoding DUF1295 domain-containing protein has product MPNCRDLGWVFVAYVACVAAALGVLYVVPWPAPWDAFAADIAATVVIFGFSRGLRNSSMYDPYWSVIPPLLAVYWMYSYPAAMESARAWLVMGLVWFWAIRLTANWTVNWPGLHHEDWRYPMVREGAGKAAMWADLGGIHVFPTVQVFLGCLPVYAVMRFGTGPLGWLDAVAFALTFGAILIEMFADLQLHAYLRRRQPGGIINEGLWAWSRHPNYFGEVAFWWGLMLFGLVVSPQSWWWLVPGALSMTVMFVFVSIPMMDKRSMQRRPAYAEHMRQVSGLVPLPPRRA; this is encoded by the coding sequence ATGCCGAATTGTCGTGATCTCGGTTGGGTTTTTGTGGCCTATGTCGCGTGCGTTGCGGCTGCGTTGGGGGTGCTCTACGTGGTGCCGTGGCCGGCGCCGTGGGACGCCTTCGCCGCAGACATTGCGGCCACGGTTGTGATTTTCGGCTTCAGTCGCGGCTTACGAAATTCCAGCATGTACGACCCTTACTGGAGCGTTATTCCGCCCTTGCTGGCGGTGTACTGGATGTACAGCTACCCGGCAGCGATGGAGAGCGCACGGGCCTGGCTGGTGATGGGCTTGGTGTGGTTCTGGGCGATCCGGCTGACCGCCAACTGGACCGTCAACTGGCCCGGTCTGCATCACGAGGACTGGCGCTACCCCATGGTCCGTGAGGGCGCCGGCAAGGCGGCCATGTGGGCCGATCTTGGGGGCATTCACGTCTTTCCCACCGTGCAGGTTTTCCTCGGCTGTTTGCCGGTTTACGCGGTGATGCGCTTCGGCACAGGTCCGCTGGGCTGGCTGGATGCCGTGGCGTTTGCGCTGACCTTTGGCGCCATCCTGATCGAGATGTTCGCGGATTTGCAGCTGCATGCTTACCTGCGCCGGCGGCAGCCCGGCGGCATCATCAATGAAGGCTTGTGGGCGTGGTCGCGTCACCCGAATTATTTCGGTGAGGTCGCGTTCTGGTGGGGGCTGATGCTGTTTGGCCTGGTGGTGTCGCCACAGTCCTGGTGGTGGCTGGTGCCGGGGGCCTTGTCGATGACGGTGATGTTCGTGTTTGTGAGCATTCCGATGATGGACAAACGCAGCATGCAGCGCCGCCCGGCCTACGCAGAGCATATGCGTCAGGTTTCGGGGCTGGTGCCCTTGCCGCCGCGCCGCGCCTAG